In the candidate division WOR-3 bacterium genome, one interval contains:
- a CDS encoding BamA/TamA family outer membrane protein: MIVNRCLKIIAQTLLPLLQRDFRLWFLVFIISVGFNLVSGQYYFSKNKVQYQDFQFKILSTTHFNIYFYEGGEGLAEYASKYAEDFYQKIASALKTEIKNKIPLIIYNSPNEFGQTNIILDIIEESVGGFSELFKNRVVVPFNGSYRDFRIVLEHEITHIFEFELFYKPRLASIFTLVSDFQIPLWVAEGISEFLSSEEKPEVFSEVYLRDLMLNNQFVSLDKLNDAMGYINYRIGEAFFRYVNEVYGRQKIFEFIHSLKAKRNLESAFKESFGISVSKMSQKLEDYLKIKYWPLIAQKDNFSIATVLTNHTAEGAIYNTAPVISPSGTKIAFISDRNGYTDVYVISAIDGKIIKHLVKGERSGGFENVSVLRGGLAWSSDEREIVLVARSQGKDNIVIVDYPSGKVKKRLSYHLDGIYSPKFSPDNQKVVFVGLKNGYADIYTTDLTNGKLTRITYDYYEDRDPYFSPDGKEIVFVSDRPEADDWIPGNYGIFKTTANSLNAEGTLSLKRIRNVKRARYLAHPIFSSDGKYIIYTAEDQNLAEEKSGSANIALFIYSLTDQTLTHKTEFISSSHYPSISQNDSVLAFSYYTNQGWDVCVIREPFSQIPRLKPIVPPIDIVAMTKSTDVYQATGIDYNKVSSYQFTLTPDYGIGSAGYSTQGGFSGNVELVLSDVLGNHRFFLQTELYKDIANSNIFCYYWNLTKRTDWGLGLIQYFDYSGRYPDSVHIIRYRGGELFGSYPLDKFTRFELGTIGYWSDNFLVNFSNERYNYTKSKIFLLSEAFVFDNTIWTDWGPVKGIRTRLETYQTLPFSDYKFYTTYLDFRNYFRLSKRYTLANWLFGISSFGLNPELFYLGGENIRGYDYGEFYYQPSNKVVLGIIELRHPFIDRLKIAYPIPIDIKNIRGVTFFDAGIAFNDPVVIYRSDSGFEDLKLGFGAGLRVQISYFILRFDFAKPLSQTPNRNWKFYFSIGTDF; this comes from the coding sequence ATGATAGTTAATAGGTGTCTTAAGATAATTGCCCAGACTTTGTTACCTCTGCTCCAAAGAGATTTTCGTTTGTGGTTTTTAGTTTTTATTATCAGTGTTGGCTTTAATTTAGTTTCTGGGCAATATTATTTCAGTAAAAATAAAGTCCAGTATCAGGATTTTCAATTCAAAATATTATCAACCACACATTTTAATATCTATTTTTATGAAGGCGGTGAAGGGCTTGCTGAGTATGCCTCAAAATATGCTGAGGATTTTTACCAAAAGATCGCCTCAGCGCTAAAAACGGAGATAAAGAACAAAATTCCTCTCATTATCTATAATTCACCGAATGAATTTGGACAGACTAATATTATTTTGGATATTATCGAAGAATCGGTTGGCGGATTTTCGGAATTATTTAAGAATCGGGTAGTTGTGCCTTTTAATGGCTCATATCGGGATTTTCGTATTGTTTTAGAACACGAAATAACCCATATCTTTGAGTTTGAATTGTTTTATAAACCGCGATTGGCTTCAATCTTTACTTTAGTTAGTGATTTTCAGATTCCGCTGTGGGTTGCAGAAGGCATATCAGAGTTTCTCTCATCCGAAGAAAAACCCGAAGTCTTTAGTGAAGTATATTTACGCGACCTGATGCTTAATAACCAGTTTGTCAGCCTTGATAAGTTAAACGATGCGATGGGATATATAAACTATCGGATTGGCGAAGCGTTCTTCCGTTATGTTAATGAAGTATATGGACGGCAAAAAATCTTTGAGTTTATTCATTCCCTGAAAGCCAAACGTAATCTGGAATCAGCATTCAAAGAATCATTTGGTATCAGCGTTTCTAAAATGAGTCAAAAATTAGAAGACTATTTGAAAATCAAATACTGGCCATTAATTGCGCAAAAGGACAATTTTTCTATTGCAACAGTTTTAACCAACCATACGGCTGAGGGTGCAATATACAATACCGCACCAGTGATTTCGCCTTCTGGAACTAAGATTGCTTTTATTTCTGACCGTAACGGTTATACAGATGTGTATGTCATCTCGGCAATTGATGGTAAAATTATCAAGCATCTGGTTAAGGGTGAACGGAGTGGCGGTTTTGAGAATGTCTCTGTTTTGCGCGGCGGTCTGGCCTGGTCTAGCGACGAACGAGAAATTGTTTTAGTTGCCCGCAGTCAGGGCAAAGATAATATTGTGATTGTGGACTATCCCTCTGGTAAAGTTAAAAAGAGACTTTCTTACCATCTTGATGGAATCTATTCGCCAAAATTTTCCCCGGATAATCAAAAGGTTGTCTTTGTTGGCTTAAAAAACGGCTATGCGGATATTTATACTACTGATTTAACTAATGGCAAACTTACACGCATCACTTATGATTATTATGAAGACCGAGACCCTTATTTTTCTCCTGATGGTAAAGAGATTGTCTTTGTTTCGGACCGACCCGAGGCAGATGACTGGATACCAGGGAATTATGGGATTTTTAAGACCACAGCCAATTCTCTCAATGCCGAAGGAACGCTCAGCCTTAAGCGCATCAGAAATGTTAAGCGCGCTCGTTATCTGGCACATCCGATTTTCTCTTCCGACGGCAAATATATAATTTATACGGCCGAGGACCAAAACTTGGCGGAAGAGAAATCCGGTAGCGCTAATATCGCCTTATTTATCTATTCTTTGACCGACCAAACTCTAACTCACAAAACAGAATTTATCAGCAGTAGCCATTATCCATCAATATCGCAAAATGATAGCGTTTTAGCATTTAGTTATTATACTAATCAGGGTTGGGATGTCTGTGTAATACGAGAACCCTTTTCTCAGATTCCGCGGTTAAAGCCAATAGTCCCGCCGATTGATATAGTCGCAATGACCAAATCAACTGATGTCTATCAAGCAACTGGTATTGATTATAATAAAGTTAGTTCCTATCAATTTACTTTAACACCAGATTATGGAATCGGTTCTGCGGGCTATTCAACGCAAGGTGGCTTTTCGGGTAATGTGGAATTGGTCCTAAGTGATGTCTTAGGAAACCACCGATTTTTCTTACAAACTGAACTCTACAAAGATATTGCTAATTCCAATATTTTCTGTTACTATTGGAATCTAACTAAACGGACCGATTGGGGTTTAGGATTAATCCAATATTTTGATTATTCGGGCAGATACCCTGATTCTGTGCACATTATACGATATCGCGGTGGTGAATTATTTGGCTCTTATCCCTTAGATAAATTTACCCGATTTGAACTGGGAACTATCGGATATTGGAGTGATAACTTCTTAGTAAACTTCTCCAACGAAAGATATAATTATACTAAAAGTAAAATCTTTCTTTTATCAGAAGCGTTTGTTTTTGACAATACTATTTGGACGGACTGGGGTCCAGTGAAAGGTATCCGAACGCGTTTAGAAACTTATCAAACCCTGCCCTTTTCCGATTATAAATTTTATACGACCTATTTAGATTTTCGAAACTATTTTCGGTTATCAAAAAGATATACTTTAGCTAATTGGTTATTTGGGATAAGTAGTTTTGGTCTTAATCCGGAACTGTTTTATTTAGGCGGAGAAAATATCCGGGGCTATGATTACGGTGAGTTTTACTATCAACCGAGCAATAAAGTTGTTCTGGGTATAATTGAATTGAGACATCCTTTTATTGACCGATTAAAAATTGCCTATCCGATACCGATAGATATTAAAAATATCCGGGGCGTTACATTTTTCGATGCCGGTATTGCTTTTAATGACCCAGTGGTAATTTATCGTTCTGATAGTGGGTTTGAGGACCTAAAATTAGGTTTCGGAGCCGGGCTCAGAGTCCAAATATCTTATTTTATCCTAAGATTTGATTTTGCCAAACCACTTTCTCAAACTCCAAATCGCAATTGGAAATTCTATTTCAGCATTGGCACTGACTTCTAA
- a CDS encoding flavin reductase family protein has protein sequence MEKITVSESSKLIATFSAFPTVLVTSGNNIITVTLVHIFSFAPPLIGIGIKPERYSHHLIKESKEFVINIPTKNLLSATIFCGAQSGRKVDKFKETGLTQETSLSVKTVSIKECPVNIECKVVQEINCGDRTWFIGEIIKGKIAKDYNLEDTILYWRGIYRLPGAIIK, from the coding sequence ATGGAAAAAATAACTGTGAGCGAATCCTCAAAGTTGATTGCCACTTTTTCGGCTTTTCCCACAGTTTTAGTTACCAGTGGAAACAATATTATTACGGTCACACTGGTCCATATCTTTTCATTTGCGCCACCATTAATCGGGATTGGCATTAAACCTGAAAGATATTCGCACCATCTAATAAAAGAAAGTAAAGAATTTGTGATTAATATACCAACCAAGAATCTATTATCAGCAACCATTTTTTGTGGTGCCCAATCTGGTCGAAAAGTAGATAAATTTAAGGAAACCGGTTTGACTCAAGAGACTTCTTTATCAGTGAAGACAGTTAGTATTAAGGAATGTCCGGTGAATATTGAATGTAAAGTCGTGCAAGAAATTAACTGCGGTGACCGCACTTGGTTTATTGGTGAAATCATCAAAGGGAAAATCGCAAAGGACTATAACTTAGAAGATACTATTTTATATTGGCGGGGTATTTATCGATTGCCCGGAGCAATAATTAAATGA
- the hflX gene encoding GTPase HflX, which produces MERVLLIGVARSSVERWKKIDSLEELASLTQTAGGTVVEKILQVKKDLNPATLLGKGKIEEIRQLCHKHQIDLLIFDDPLTPSQMRNISEATKVRVIDRTMLILDIFAQHAKTAEAKTQVELAQLEYRRTNLIGLGTELSRLGGGIGTRGPGEKKLEIDRRRIKDRIDTLYRQLLRIDKERAVQRKKRQPFFKISLVGYTNAGKSSVMNRLTGAQVKVAPYMFATLDPNTKAFNLTKRLKVFITDTVGFIRNLPHELIASFRATLSETKEADLILHIVDASEENIEEKIQVVDNTLKEIGCQNNSILMVFNKIDRIFEPKIIRRLKDKYPQSVFVSALTGEGFEKLKATIIEFMKSQLITRRLTISLKRGDLISKIYETCEVVRRIDKDEKATFTIRGYKPDLLKLSKEIEKSLATR; this is translated from the coding sequence ATGGAGCGTGTTTTACTAATTGGAGTCGCTCGCTCTTCAGTTGAGCGTTGGAAAAAGATTGATTCATTAGAAGAATTGGCATCTTTGACGCAAACTGCTGGTGGTACTGTCGTTGAAAAGATTCTCCAAGTAAAAAAAGATTTGAATCCGGCCACGCTTTTAGGCAAAGGGAAAATCGAAGAAATAAGACAGTTGTGTCACAAACATCAGATTGATTTATTAATATTTGATGACCCGTTAACACCTTCTCAAATGAGAAATATTTCTGAGGCGACGAAGGTACGAGTAATTGACCGTACAATGTTGATTTTAGACATCTTTGCGCAACATGCCAAAACCGCAGAAGCCAAAACTCAAGTAGAATTAGCCCAACTCGAATACCGCCGCACTAATCTTATTGGTTTAGGAACAGAACTTTCTCGTTTAGGTGGCGGTATTGGCACTCGTGGTCCAGGTGAAAAGAAATTGGAAATCGACCGACGCCGCATTAAAGACCGAATTGATACCTTATACCGGCAACTGTTGCGTATTGACAAAGAACGGGCTGTGCAACGAAAAAAGCGCCAACCATTCTTTAAGATTTCTTTAGTCGGTTATACTAACGCTGGTAAATCAAGTGTTATGAACCGGTTAACGGGTGCTCAAGTTAAAGTAGCTCCTTATATGTTTGCAACCTTGGACCCAAATACAAAGGCTTTTAATTTGACAAAGCGATTAAAGGTTTTTATTACTGATACAGTCGGCTTTATTCGCAATCTCCCGCATGAACTGATTGCCAGTTTTCGCGCGACCCTTTCAGAAACTAAAGAAGCGGATTTAATCTTACATATCGTTGACGCCAGTGAAGAGAATATTGAGGAGAAAATTCAAGTTGTGGATAATACGCTTAAAGAAATCGGATGTCAAAACAATTCAATTTTAATGGTCTTTAATAAAATTGACCGCATCTTTGAACCCAAAATTATACGCCGATTGAAAGACAAATATCCCCAAAGCGTCTTTGTTTCCGCATTAACTGGTGAGGGTTTTGAAAAATTAAAGGCCACAATTATAGAATTTATGAAATCACAACTTATTACCCGAAGGCTAACCATCTCGCTAAAGCGCGGTGATTTAATAAGTAAAATCTACGAAACTTGTGAAGTCGTTCGGCGAATAGATAAAGATGAAAAAGCAACCTTTACGATAAGAGGTTACAAACCAGATTTACTCAAACTTTCTAAAGAGATCGAGAAAAGTCTGGCTACGCGTTGA
- a CDS encoding CDP-alcohol phosphatidyltransferase family protein: MPITNLIVRLKIPANIITLMSIPFSLLNVFFFAQGLWFIGGILLVMVALFDTIDGEVARRSQSVNVMGAFLDSVIDRIAEILIFFGLFLYYQKNSIGIMGNVFNHQEHNLMSIIIFLTAFSSLLVSYIRARAEGVGKECKIGLFERPVRFLILIVGVFFLGPKYFIIALSIILVGNIYTIFQRIFYVLRQ; the protein is encoded by the coding sequence ATGCCAATAACTAATTTGATTGTGCGCTTAAAGATTCCCGCCAATATCATAACCTTAATGTCAATCCCTTTTAGTTTACTTAATGTTTTCTTTTTTGCTCAAGGTCTTTGGTTTATCGGTGGCATACTTTTAGTGATGGTTGCTTTATTTGATACTATCGATGGAGAAGTTGCGCGAAGGTCTCAAAGCGTTAATGTTATGGGCGCTTTTTTAGATTCTGTAATCGACCGGATAGCAGAAATTTTAATCTTTTTTGGTCTTTTCCTTTATTATCAGAAAAATTCAATTGGGATAATGGGCAATGTTTTTAATCATCAGGAGCATAATCTAATGTCAATTATAATCTTTTTAACCGCCTTCTCTTCTCTGTTGGTAAGTTATATTCGAGCTCGGGCTGAGGGTGTTGGTAAAGAATGTAAAATTGGATTGTTTGAACGACCAGTAAGATTTTTGATTTTAATAGTTGGTGTCTTTTTTTTAGGACCAAAATATTTTATTATTGCGCTTAGCATTATTTTAGTTGGTAACATCTACACAATCTTCCAGAGAATTTTTTATGTCTTGCGTCAATAA
- the rsmI gene encoding 16S rRNA (cytidine(1402)-2'-O)-methyltransferase, which translates to MDEERLLPGLYIISTPIGNLQDITLRALDVLKKVDIIACEDTRHTGLLLKHYNIKNKLISFYEYNKKSRTPEIINMIKQGASVGLVSDAGTPGISDPGFYLIRATIAENILVTAIPGPSALLTAIVISGLPSDRFVFEGFLPKREGRKRKKLMELKDEPRTMVFYDSPHRIMKSLTTIQEIFGDRKAVLAKELTKKFETVWRGNISEIINQISDKEIKGEIVLIIAGKEK; encoded by the coding sequence ATGGATGAAGAAAGATTATTACCTGGTCTCTATATTATTAGCACGCCCATTGGTAATCTCCAAGACATTACCCTTAGGGCTTTAGATGTCTTAAAAAAAGTTGATATAATTGCCTGTGAAGATACGCGTCATACGGGTCTTTTACTAAAACACTATAATATCAAAAATAAACTTATTAGTTTCTACGAATATAATAAAAAATCGCGAACTCCAGAAATTATAAATATGATAAAACAAGGCGCAAGCGTGGGCTTAGTCTCTGATGCTGGAACCCCAGGTATTTCCGACCCGGGTTTTTATTTGATTCGCGCAACAATAGCAGAAAATATTTTGGTTACCGCAATTCCTGGTCCATCTGCGCTCTTAACCGCAATTGTTATATCTGGTCTACCCAGTGACCGGTTTGTCTTTGAAGGGTTTTTACCAAAACGCGAAGGTAGAAAGCGAAAAAAACTTATGGAACTAAAAGATGAGCCCCGCACAATGGTCTTTTATGACTCACCCCATCGGATAATGAAATCACTTACCACGATTCAAGAAATTTTCGGAGACCGAAAAGCAGTTTTAGCTAAAGAATTAACCAAAAAATTTGAGACTGTGTGGCGGGGTAATATTAGCGAAATAATTAACCAAATAAGCGATAAAGAGATAAAAGGTGAAATCGTACTAATAATCGCTGGTAAGGAAAAATGA
- the rseP gene encoding RIP metalloprotease RseP translates to MISPLLLVVIVIGSLIIVHEFGHLIFAKINRLPVEVFSIGFGPTIFKKKIGSTLYQISIIPLGGFIKLEGDEITSETGFNAAPLGKKSAVILAGPLFNLLLGFILTTILYAVFGVKTLEPRIIPEPNTTTAYVGFEKGDYILKVNQDTIKNWEDLQNKLSHLTEADITIKRNEEIKVINYKIPKDSFQFLPFIAPVVERVKAKSPAAQIGLKKGDEIIEVSGIPIKEWSSFVEIVQNSSGKKLFLKWRRGNQVLEDSIQPEAASEEISQKRIGMIGIWVKLPTKNLSLPVAISTAGLRTVYVFGQTFVIIYKIIAGKLPKSAIGGPVMVAKYTYEGAQWGPEYFIGLWALLSINLAVINIIPIPILDGGRVLLYIIERLKRRKLKKREWEIAFWIGYALIGIILVFALTNDVLRLIRIK, encoded by the coding sequence ATGATTTCGCCATTATTATTAGTTGTAATCGTAATCGGTTCATTAATTATAGTCCACGAATTTGGTCATTTAATCTTTGCTAAGATTAATAGACTACCTGTAGAAGTTTTCTCAATTGGTTTTGGTCCCACCATTTTTAAGAAAAAGATTGGCTCCACTTTATATCAGATTTCTATAATTCCTTTAGGTGGTTTTATTAAACTGGAAGGTGATGAGATAACCTCGGAAACTGGTTTTAATGCTGCTCCTTTAGGCAAAAAATCTGCGGTTATCCTTGCTGGACCACTTTTTAATCTCCTTCTCGGATTTATTTTGACCACAATCCTCTATGCCGTATTTGGCGTTAAAACCCTTGAGCCCAGAATTATTCCTGAACCCAACACAACAACTGCATATGTGGGATTTGAAAAAGGTGATTATATCCTGAAAGTAAACCAAGACACAATTAAAAACTGGGAAGATTTACAAAATAAGTTATCGCATTTGACCGAAGCCGACATAACTATTAAGCGCAATGAGGAAATAAAAGTTATCAATTATAAAATCCCTAAAGACTCATTTCAATTTCTGCCATTTATTGCGCCCGTGGTTGAGCGCGTGAAAGCCAAAAGCCCTGCTGCCCAAATTGGTCTTAAAAAAGGCGATGAAATCATAGAAGTTTCTGGTATTCCGATTAAAGAATGGAGCAGTTTTGTGGAAATCGTTCAGAACTCAAGTGGCAAAAAGTTATTCTTAAAGTGGCGCAGAGGTAATCAAGTGCTTGAAGATAGTATTCAGCCGGAAGCGGCATCTGAAGAAATTAGCCAAAAACGAATTGGTATGATTGGGATTTGGGTAAAACTGCCGACGAAAAATCTTTCTTTGCCAGTTGCCATCAGTACCGCTGGATTAAGAACTGTTTATGTTTTTGGCCAAACCTTTGTAATTATTTATAAAATTATTGCCGGCAAATTACCGAAATCTGCTATTGGTGGACCAGTAATGGTCGCAAAATATACTTACGAAGGTGCCCAATGGGGACCAGAATATTTCATCGGCCTATGGGCATTGTTATCAATTAATCTGGCAGTAATTAATATTATTCCCATTCCAATTTTAGATGGTGGCAGAGTTTTGCTTTATATAATAGAACGACTTAAACGCAGAAAACTTAAGAAAAGAGAATGGGAAATTGCTTTTTGGATTGGTTATGCTCTAATTGGTATTATTCTTGTCTTTGCTTTAACCAATGATGTGCTCAGATTAATTCGGATTAAATAA
- the dxr gene encoding 1-deoxy-D-xylulose-5-phosphate reductoisomerase, with product MKRIAILGSTGSIGQSTLEVIEHLKSDFKVYALSAGSNYQLLAKQMQHFLPQIVVVGDDHTKEKLYRLLRSKIPKLTDKFTILSGESGLMEIAQDDKIDILVMAMTGTSGIIPLIKSIEMKKKIALSTKELLVGFGKVIMRKQKKSHTPILPIDSELVGLHQCLYGRKLKEVKSVIITASGGPFLRRKDLSRVTLKQALSHPIWQMGKKNTIDSATLVNKGLEVIEVSRLFQIPPDKIKVLIHPQSIVHSMVEFVDNSVLAQLAIPDMRLCIQYALTFPERKFSLVKNLDLTSVQRLEFYRPDLKKFPALQLAYDAIALDGTLPCVYNAANEIAVTKFLQGEIDFNSIPNIIKSVMEKIPFVKNPNLKTLLKYEQMAKEYASKISQSLIANSRQ from the coding sequence ATGAAAAGGATTGCGATTTTGGGCTCAACCGGTTCAATTGGCCAAAGTACTCTTGAAGTAATTGAACACTTGAAGTCAGACTTCAAAGTCTATGCTCTGTCTGCGGGTAGCAATTATCAATTATTGGCAAAACAGATGCAACATTTCTTACCTCAAATAGTTGTCGTGGGCGATGACCATACCAAAGAAAAACTTTACCGATTATTAAGAAGCAAAATTCCCAAATTAACCGATAAATTCACTATTTTAAGTGGTGAAAGCGGTTTAATGGAAATTGCTCAAGATGATAAGATTGATATTTTAGTAATGGCAATGACTGGCACCAGTGGTATTATACCTTTGATTAAAAGTATTGAGATGAAAAAAAAGATTGCTTTATCAACTAAAGAACTTTTGGTCGGATTTGGGAAAGTTATAATGCGTAAACAGAAAAAATCTCATACTCCCATCCTGCCTATTGATTCTGAACTGGTCGGTTTACATCAATGTCTTTATGGCCGCAAACTAAAAGAAGTAAAAAGTGTAATTATCACGGCTTCAGGCGGACCTTTCTTGCGGCGCAAAGATTTAAGCCGAGTTACCTTAAAACAAGCATTATCCCATCCCATTTGGCAAATGGGTAAAAAGAATACGATAGATTCGGCAACTTTGGTGAATAAAGGATTAGAAGTGATTGAGGTCTCAAGACTTTTTCAAATTCCACCGGACAAAATTAAAGTTTTGATTCATCCGCAGAGTATTGTCCATTCAATGGTGGAATTTGTTGATAACTCAGTATTAGCCCAACTGGCAATTCCTGATATGCGACTATGTATCCAATATGCTTTGACCTTTCCTGAACGCAAATTTTCTTTAGTGAAAAATCTTGATTTAACTTCGGTGCAACGATTAGAATTCTATCGGCCAGATCTGAAAAAATTTCCTGCTTTACAATTAGCCTATGATGCTATCGCTCTTGACGGAACCCTACCTTGTGTGTATAATGCCGCTAACGAAATTGCTGTGACGAAATTTTTACAAGGCGAAATTGATTTTAACTCCATCCCCAATATCATCAAAAGCGTTATGGAAAAAATACCTTTTGTGAAAAATCCTAATTTAAAGACTTTATTAAAATATGAACAAATGGCAAAAGAATATGCTTCTAAGATTAGCCAATCGCTAATTGCCAATAGCAGACAGTAA
- the ispD gene encoding 2-C-methyl-D-erythritol 4-phosphate cytidylyltransferase, whose protein sequence is MNYAIVLAAGKGKRFGKEKQFALIRRKPVLYYAIKMFQQSSCVDKIIVAVQKRHLSRVATLIKRNNFSKVSALVIGGKHRQDSVHNALKALPDTGYVAIHDAVRIGLSNELIEQGFNYCQKYKACIPVVPIEDTVKVVRHNIVKKTLDRSKLCLAQTPQFFEIGLLKRAYQKAYQDKYYATDDAQLLERIKVKIYTIPGAKLNLKITDRIDLEILKHLKPTYTIPASKLNLKID, encoded by the coding sequence ATGAATTACGCAATTGTTCTTGCTGCTGGTAAAGGCAAGAGATTTGGTAAAGAGAAGCAGTTTGCGCTCATAAGACGTAAACCAGTGCTATATTATGCAATTAAAATGTTCCAGCAATCATCTTGTGTTGATAAGATTATTGTGGCCGTGCAGAAAAGACATTTAAGCCGAGTAGCGACTCTTATCAAACGAAACAATTTTTCTAAAGTCAGTGCGCTTGTGATTGGTGGCAAACATAGACAGGACTCTGTGCATAATGCATTAAAAGCCTTACCTGATACAGGTTATGTTGCAATTCATGACGCAGTGAGAATCGGTCTTTCAAATGAATTAATTGAACAAGGGTTTAATTATTGCCAAAAATATAAGGCGTGTATTCCAGTTGTTCCTATTGAAGATACCGTGAAAGTGGTCAGACATAATATAGTAAAGAAAACTCTTGACCGCTCAAAGCTATGTCTGGCTCAAACGCCGCAGTTTTTTGAAATCGGACTCTTAAAAAGAGCCTATCAAAAAGCATATCAAGATAAATATTATGCTACTGATGATGCCCAACTGTTAGAACGCATAAAAGTAAAAATCTATACAATACCGGGTGCTAAATTAAACTTAAAAATTACTGACCGGATTGACCTTGAAATCTTAAAACATTTGAAACCTACCTATACAATACCAGCTTCTAAATTAAATTTGAAAATCGATTGA